Proteins found in one Methylosinus sp. PW1 genomic segment:
- the mobA gene encoding molybdenum cofactor guanylyltransferase MobA, translating to MTRCFGLILAGGQARRMGGVAKPLIEVGGAPILEHLLRRLAPQCLRLALNANGDPGRYADFHLPIAPDEVEGFAGPLAGVLAGLDHVAAHFPDVPLMLSVPADTPFVPLDLAARLASARAEAKAEIAVAKSGDRVHHAVALWPVALREELRHALVKEDLRKVSGFIERYANTQVDWPVEPYDPFFNVNRPEDVEQAERIAACLEAQRS from the coding sequence ATGACACGCTGTTTCGGACTCATTCTGGCCGGCGGCCAGGCGCGGCGCATGGGCGGCGTCGCCAAGCCACTGATCGAGGTCGGCGGCGCGCCGATCCTCGAGCATCTCCTCCGCCGGCTCGCGCCGCAATGCCTGCGCCTCGCGCTCAACGCCAATGGCGATCCGGGACGCTATGCCGATTTCCATTTGCCGATCGCGCCGGACGAGGTGGAGGGGTTTGCAGGGCCGCTCGCCGGCGTGCTCGCCGGTCTCGATCATGTCGCCGCGCATTTCCCCGATGTTCCGCTCATGCTGAGCGTTCCGGCGGACACGCCTTTCGTTCCTCTCGATCTCGCGGCGCGGCTCGCCAGCGCGCGCGCCGAGGCGAAGGCGGAGATCGCCGTCGCCAAGTCCGGCGATCGCGTGCATCACGCCGTCGCTCTATGGCCGGTAGCGCTGCGCGAGGAACTGCGCCATGCGCTGGTGAAGGAGGATTTGCGCAAGGTCTCGGGCTTCATCGAGCGTTACGCCAATACGCAGGTGGATTGGCCGGTCGAGCCCTATGACCCGTTCTTCAACGTCAACCGGCCGGAGGATGTAGAGCAGGCCGAGCGCATCGCGGCGTGCCTCGAGGCTCAGCGGTCGTAG
- a CDS encoding cysteine synthase A yields MKFAANVIEAIGNTPLIELKAASKATGCRILGKAEFMNPGGSVKDRAALSIVQAAIADGALKPGGTIVEGTAGNTGIGLALVANALGFRTVIVIPETQSQEKKDTLRLQGAQLVEVPAVPYANPNNYVKLSGRLAERLAKETPEGAIWANQFDNVANRDAHIRGTGPEIFADTDGDIDGFVCAVGTGGTLAGIGIALKERKPSIKIAIADPLGAALYSYYTTGELKASGSSITEGIGQGRITANLEGAPIDLAYQIPDTEALPILFDLAENEGLLLGGSSGVNVAGAIRLAKELGPGHTIVTILADLGTRYASKLYNLYFLRGQDLPTPAWLERTGTIDPGFV; encoded by the coding sequence ATGAAATTCGCCGCCAATGTCATCGAAGCGATCGGCAATACCCCGCTCATCGAATTGAAGGCGGCGTCCAAGGCCACCGGCTGCCGCATTCTCGGCAAGGCGGAATTCATGAATCCGGGCGGCTCGGTGAAGGACCGCGCCGCGCTCTCCATCGTCCAGGCCGCCATTGCGGACGGCGCGCTGAAGCCGGGCGGAACCATTGTCGAAGGCACGGCCGGCAATACCGGCATCGGCCTCGCGCTGGTCGCCAATGCGCTCGGCTTTCGCACCGTCATCGTCATCCCGGAGACGCAGAGCCAGGAGAAGAAGGACACGCTCCGTCTCCAAGGCGCGCAGCTCGTCGAGGTGCCGGCCGTCCCTTACGCCAATCCCAATAATTATGTGAAGCTCTCCGGCCGCCTCGCCGAGCGGCTGGCGAAGGAGACTCCCGAAGGGGCGATCTGGGCCAATCAATTCGACAATGTGGCCAATCGCGACGCCCATATTCGCGGCACCGGGCCGGAGATTTTCGCAGACACGGACGGCGACATCGACGGTTTCGTCTGTGCGGTGGGCACGGGCGGCACGCTCGCCGGCATCGGCATAGCGCTGAAGGAGCGCAAGCCCTCCATCAAGATCGCCATCGCCGACCCGCTCGGCGCGGCGCTCTATTCCTATTACACGACCGGCGAGCTGAAGGCCTCGGGCTCCTCCATCACCGAGGGCATCGGCCAAGGCCGCATCACCGCCAATCTCGAAGGCGCGCCGATCGATCTCGCCTATCAGATCCCGGACACGGAGGCGCTGCCCATTCTCTTCGATCTCGCCGAGAATGAAGGCCTGCTGCTCGGCGGCTCGTCGGGCGTCAATGTGGCGGGCGCGATCCGCCTCGCCAAGGAGCTCGGCCCCGGCCATACGATCGTGACAATCCTCGCCGATCTCGGCACGCGCTACGCCTCGAAGCTCTATAATCTCTATTTCCTGCGCGGGCAGGATCTGCCGACGCCGGCTTGGCTCGAGCGGACGGGGACGATCGATCCGGGGTTCGTGTGA
- a CDS encoding aldose epimerase has product MTETIRLAAGSDDGAEISLLGAELVSWRAGGVDLVWEPQPEVWPQTAPLLFPVVGWTRDGIRVDGARFPLGLHGFARHKRFTLLERSETAVSLSLEEDEESRTLYPFAFRLEAHFSLRPGELRVSLTTSNRDARPLPYALGLHPGFRWPLDGSAAAHAIHFETEESGEVPVIAPGGLFSARRRAIPLEERRLPLSDALLEQEALCFLGAASRRLLYDNGEGLALAVELEDFPHIALWARPPAPFLCIEAWTGHGDPEDFSGDLYEKPSMRILGPGERATHAATFRLEKRRASE; this is encoded by the coding sequence ATGACCGAAACGATTCGCCTCGCGGCCGGCTCCGACGATGGGGCCGAAATCTCCCTTCTCGGCGCCGAGCTGGTCTCCTGGCGCGCCGGCGGCGTCGATCTCGTCTGGGAGCCGCAGCCGGAGGTCTGGCCGCAGACGGCGCCGCTGCTGTTTCCAGTGGTGGGCTGGACGCGCGACGGAATCCGCGTCGACGGCGCCCGTTTTCCGCTCGGCCTGCACGGCTTCGCGCGCCATAAGCGCTTCACTCTGCTGGAGCGGTCGGAGACGGCGGTCTCTTTGAGCCTCGAGGAGGACGAGGAGAGCCGCACGCTCTATCCCTTCGCCTTCCGCCTCGAGGCGCATTTCTCGCTGCGTCCGGGGGAGCTGCGCGTCTCGCTCACGACCTCCAATCGCGACGCGCGGCCCCTGCCCTATGCGCTCGGCCTGCATCCGGGGTTTCGCTGGCCGCTGGACGGCTCGGCGGCGGCGCATGCGATCCATTTCGAGACAGAAGAGAGCGGCGAGGTTCCGGTCATCGCGCCGGGTGGGCTATTCTCCGCCCGCCGCCGCGCCATCCCGTTGGAAGAGCGGCGGCTTCCGCTTTCCGACGCGCTTCTCGAGCAGGAGGCTCTGTGCTTTCTCGGCGCGGCGAGCCGTCGTCTCCTTTACGACAATGGCGAAGGGCTGGCGCTCGCGGTCGAGCTCGAGGATTTTCCCCATATCGCGCTATGGGCGCGGCCGCCGGCCCCTTTCCTTTGCATCGAGGCCTGGACCGGCCATGGCGACCCGGAGGATTTTTCCGGCGATCTCTATGAGAAGCCGTCCATGCGGATCCTCGGGCCGGGCGAGCGGGCGACTCATGCCGCCACATTCCGCTTGGAGAAGCGGAGGGCGAGCGAATAG
- the lepB gene encoding signal peptidase I — protein sequence MSFDAADPADIADRRLFLRVTGVGFLLFLAVAACLPNVGPVFRIFHMVSASMEPTIDKGSTIWTNRFAYGLSRFSYDLLPLPISGRWPDHVPIRGDVIVFRVIDGRDLVMRVVGLPGDKVQLLRNELWINGARVPRRVLDRPSDVPEADDCDSRFVEEQLPEGHRYRIYQKLVCSKGVAPPLSTTPVIEAPAGNLVVLGDNRDNAADSRVPTTRGGVGFVPVENIIGRVEFVYDR from the coding sequence ATGAGTTTCGACGCGGCCGACCCGGCGGACATCGCTGATCGACGTCTATTTCTGCGTGTGACGGGCGTCGGCTTTCTGCTGTTTCTCGCCGTCGCGGCATGCCTGCCGAATGTCGGCCCGGTCTTTCGCATCTTTCATATGGTCAGCGCGTCAATGGAGCCGACGATCGACAAGGGATCGACGATCTGGACCAACAGATTCGCCTATGGTCTTTCGCGCTTCAGCTATGATTTGCTTCCCCTCCCGATCTCCGGCCGGTGGCCCGATCACGTCCCGATACGCGGCGATGTCATCGTGTTCCGCGTGATCGACGGCCGTGACTTGGTGATGCGCGTCGTCGGACTGCCCGGCGACAAGGTGCAGCTTCTCCGCAATGAGCTGTGGATCAATGGCGCGCGCGTCCCGCGTCGCGTGCTCGACCGTCCGTCGGATGTGCCGGAGGCGGACGATTGCGACAGCCGTTTCGTCGAGGAGCAGCTTCCCGAAGGGCACCGCTATAGGATCTACCAAAAGCTCGTCTGCTCGAAAGGCGTGGCGCCGCCGCTGTCGACGACGCCGGTCATCGAGGCGCCGGCTGGGAACCTCGTCGTGCTCGGCGACAATCGCGACAACGCCGCCGATTCGAGAGTCCCGACGACGAGAGGCGGCGTGGGCTTCGTGCCGGTGGAAAACATCATCGGGCGCGTCGAATTCGTCTACGACCGCTGA